One window of Cupriavidus oxalaticus genomic DNA carries:
- a CDS encoding ligase-associated DNA damage response DEXH box helicase, protein MTPPRAARKPAEDATEPLTVAQGLQALFDARGWQPFAFQREVWTAIARGQSGLLHATTGTGKTYAAWLGALMAFGTPRAALSHDKPAPPLTVLWLTPMRALAADTTRALQAPLAELDLDWTVALRTGDTGSAERAAQQRRLPTALVTTPESLTLMLTRADAHETLRRVRMVVVDEWHELIGNKRGVQAQLALARLRQWQPALMVWGLSATLGNLPHAADVLLCGVPEDLRVLVHGHTPKPLVIDTLLPGNASRFPFAGHLGLSMLPHVVEELGHSGTTLVFLNTRSQAELWYQALLDARPDWAGQIALHHGSLDRAVREWVELSLKNGELRAVVCTSSLDLGVDFLPVERVLQVGSPKGVARLLQRAGRSGHAPGRASRVTVVPTHSLELVEAVAARHAVQAGRIEARESPDKPLDVLVQHLVTVALGGGFRPEALLAEVRGAWAYRGLTDAEWQWCLDFVRQGGATLSAYPDFRRAVPDDEGVWRVPDLGLARRHRMSVGTIVSDATMQVRYWSRAGSGGASLGSVEEGFIARLAPGDCFLFGGRLLELVRVQEMTAYVRRATGRRPVVPRWNGGKMPMSTELAEAVIDTLEAAAAGRLDPRTTPELPLIQPLVDLQAQWSALPTRQTLLAESLHSREAWHLFLYPFAGRSVHLGLGSLLAWRLGQKVPATFSVAVNDYGLELLASAPMDWGHWLPQVLAEERRRDLAADVLGSLNAGELSLRRFREIARVAGLIFQGYPGAPKSARQLQASSSLFYEVFRKHDPGNLLLGQAEREVLMQELDAHRLAETLERLATLRLDLHALKRPTPLSFPLVVEFLREKLSTEKLADRIARMLAELELAAGAEPGEAAGMQADAVAEAARFGMADHAGPSGRTPRKPRRARKPSRPLPLL, encoded by the coding sequence ATGACCCCGCCGCGTGCCGCGCGCAAGCCGGCGGAGGACGCCACCGAGCCGCTGACCGTCGCGCAGGGCCTGCAGGCACTGTTCGATGCGCGCGGCTGGCAGCCGTTCGCGTTCCAGCGCGAAGTCTGGACCGCGATCGCGCGCGGCCAGAGCGGCCTGCTGCACGCCACCACCGGCACCGGCAAGACCTATGCGGCATGGCTGGGCGCGCTGATGGCATTCGGCACGCCGCGCGCCGCGCTGTCGCACGACAAGCCCGCGCCGCCGCTGACGGTGCTGTGGCTGACACCGATGCGCGCGCTCGCCGCCGACACCACGCGCGCGCTGCAGGCGCCGCTGGCGGAACTCGATCTCGACTGGACCGTGGCGCTGCGCACCGGCGACACCGGCAGCGCCGAGCGTGCCGCGCAGCAACGCCGCCTGCCGACCGCGCTGGTGACCACGCCCGAAAGCCTGACGCTGATGCTGACCCGCGCCGACGCGCACGAAACCCTGCGGCGCGTGCGCATGGTGGTGGTCGACGAATGGCACGAACTGATCGGCAACAAGCGCGGCGTGCAGGCGCAGCTGGCGCTTGCGCGGCTGCGGCAATGGCAGCCGGCGCTGATGGTGTGGGGGCTGTCGGCCACGCTCGGCAACCTGCCGCATGCCGCCGACGTGCTGCTGTGCGGCGTGCCGGAAGACCTGCGCGTGCTGGTGCACGGCCACACCCCCAAGCCCCTCGTCATCGACACGCTGCTGCCCGGCAATGCCAGCCGCTTCCCGTTTGCCGGCCACCTGGGCCTGTCGATGCTGCCGCACGTGGTCGAGGAGCTCGGGCACAGCGGCACCACGCTGGTCTTCCTCAACACCCGCTCGCAGGCCGAGCTGTGGTACCAGGCGCTGCTCGATGCGCGCCCCGACTGGGCAGGACAGATCGCGCTGCACCATGGCTCGCTCGACCGCGCGGTGCGCGAGTGGGTGGAACTGAGCCTTAAGAACGGCGAGCTGCGCGCGGTGGTCTGCACATCGAGCCTGGACCTCGGCGTCGACTTCCTGCCGGTGGAGCGCGTGCTGCAGGTCGGCTCGCCCAAGGGCGTGGCGCGGCTGCTGCAGCGCGCCGGGCGCTCCGGCCACGCGCCGGGCCGCGCGTCGCGCGTGACGGTGGTGCCCACGCACAGCCTGGAACTGGTGGAAGCCGTGGCCGCGCGGCATGCGGTGCAGGCGGGCCGGATCGAGGCGCGCGAGTCGCCCGACAAGCCGCTCGACGTGCTGGTGCAGCACCTGGTGACGGTGGCGCTGGGCGGCGGCTTCCGGCCCGAGGCGCTGCTGGCCGAGGTGCGCGGCGCCTGGGCCTACCGCGGCCTGACCGATGCCGAATGGCAGTGGTGCCTGGACTTCGTGCGCCAGGGCGGCGCCACGCTGTCCGCCTATCCCGATTTCCGCCGCGCGGTGCCCGACGATGAAGGCGTCTGGCGCGTGCCCGACCTCGGGCTGGCGCGGCGCCACCGCATGAGCGTGGGCACCATCGTCAGCGACGCCACCATGCAGGTGCGCTACTGGAGCCGCGCCGGCAGCGGCGGCGCCTCGCTGGGATCGGTGGAGGAAGGCTTTATCGCCCGGCTGGCGCCAGGCGACTGCTTCCTGTTCGGCGGCCGCCTGCTGGAGCTGGTGCGCGTGCAGGAGATGACCGCCTACGTGCGCCGCGCCACCGGCAGGCGCCCGGTGGTGCCGCGCTGGAACGGCGGCAAGATGCCGATGTCGACCGAGCTGGCCGAAGCGGTGATCGACACGCTCGAAGCCGCCGCCGCGGGGCGGCTCGATCCGCGCACCACGCCCGAGCTGCCGCTGATCCAGCCGCTGGTAGACCTGCAGGCGCAGTGGTCGGCGCTGCCCACGCGCCAGACGCTGCTGGCCGAGTCGCTGCACTCGCGCGAGGCCTGGCACCTGTTCCTCTACCCCTTCGCCGGCCGCTCGGTGCACCTCGGGCTGGGCAGCCTGCTGGCATGGCGGCTCGGGCAGAAGGTGCCGGCGACGTTCTCGGTCGCGGTCAACGACTACGGGCTCGAATTGCTCGCCTCAGCGCCGATGGACTGGGGCCACTGGCTGCCGCAGGTGCTGGCCGAGGAGCGCCGGCGCGACCTGGCCGCCGACGTGCTCGGCAGCCTCAATGCGGGCGAGCTGTCGCTGCGGCGCTTTCGCGAGATCGCGCGCGTCGCCGGGCTGATCTTCCAGGGCTATCCGGGCGCGCCCAAGAGCGCGCGGCAGCTGCAGGCGTCGTCGAGCCTGTTCTACGAGGTCTTCCGCAAGCACGATCCCGGCAACCTGCTGCTTGGCCAGGCCGAGCGCGAAGTGCTGATGCAGGAACTGGACGCACACCGGCTCGCTGAAACCCTCGAACGGCTGGCAACGCTCAGGCTAGACCTGCACGCCCTGAAGCGCCCCACGCCGCTGTCGTTCCCGCTGGTGGTGGAATTCCTGCGCGAGAAGCTCAGCACCGAGAAGCTGGCCGACCGCATCGCGCGCATGCTCGCCGAGCTGGAACTGGCCGCTGGCGCCGAGCCCGGCGAAGCCGCCGGCATGCAGGCCGACGCCGTGGCAGAAGCGGCGCGCTTCGGCATGGCCGACCACGCCGGTCCGTCCGGCCGCACGCCGCGCAAGCCCCGTCGCGCGCGCAAGCCCTCCAGACCCTTGCCGCTGCTATGA
- a CDS encoding SDR family NAD(P)-dependent oxidoreductase → MSKHPFDLAGKVALVTGGNGGIGLGIAEGLAAAGADIAIWGTNADKNAAAAVRLAQHGRRVHTEVCDVGDEQAVDAAMQRTVAALGRIDGCFANAGIGGNKGPFDAMTAEVWRKTMRVNLDGAFFTLRAAVRQMLVQGEGGVLCSTASVAAIEGAPRTEHYAATKGGVISMMRGLAVEYARKGIRAHSILPGWIKTEMTGAAQANDAFQEMVHKRVPMRRWGEGSDFAGIAVYLMSPASAYHTGDTFVIDGGYTLF, encoded by the coding sequence ATGAGCAAGCACCCCTTCGACCTGGCAGGAAAAGTGGCCCTGGTGACCGGCGGCAACGGCGGCATCGGGCTGGGCATCGCCGAGGGCCTGGCCGCGGCCGGCGCGGACATCGCGATCTGGGGCACCAACGCGGACAAGAACGCCGCCGCCGCCGTCCGGCTGGCGCAGCATGGCCGACGCGTGCACACCGAGGTGTGCGACGTGGGCGACGAGCAGGCGGTCGATGCCGCCATGCAGCGCACGGTAGCGGCGCTGGGGCGGATCGATGGCTGCTTTGCCAACGCCGGCATCGGCGGCAACAAGGGGCCGTTCGATGCGATGACGGCCGAGGTATGGCGCAAGACCATGCGCGTCAACCTGGATGGCGCCTTCTTCACGCTGCGCGCCGCGGTGCGGCAGATGCTGGTGCAGGGCGAGGGCGGCGTGCTGTGCAGCACCGCGTCGGTCGCGGCCATCGAAGGCGCGCCGCGCACCGAGCACTACGCCGCCACCAAGGGCGGCGTGATCTCGATGATGCGCGGCCTGGCCGTCGAATATGCACGCAAGGGCATCCGCGCGCATTCGATCCTGCCCGGCTGGATCAAGACCGAGATGACTGGCGCCGCGCAGGCCAACGATGCCTTCCAGGAGATGGTGCACAAGCGCGTGCCGATGCGCCGCTGGGGCGAGGGCAGCGATTTCGCGGGCATTGCGGTCTACCTGATGAGCCCGGCGTCGGCCTACCACACCGGCGACACCTTCGTCATCGACGGCGGCTACACGCTGTTCTGA
- a CDS encoding ATP-dependent DNA ligase, with translation MKAFADLYAALDGTTSTKARLAALVDYLRAAPPQDAAWAVYFLAGGKPRQIVPVSVLRELAREAARLPDWLFEESYQAVGDLAETIALLLPEPMDADHAGLAEWVEQRLLPLRGLPPEDLIPRLDALWRPLDAQGRLVLFKLITGAFRVGVSRLLVTRALGEVAGIEPKRVAERMVGYTDLSARPDAARFLALLAPESDDDRQLRAGGQPYPFFLAHPLQAPVEQFGDVLGAPGGWLVEWKWDGIRAQLVCRDGQTWLWSRGEDLITERFPEIIDAAAALPDGTVLDGEIVIWQDGRVQPFALLQQRIGRKTLGAKLLRDAPAILMAYDLLEWQGEDWRARPQAERRARLEQVVARHIHPALELSPLVDAGSWEHYARLRDASRDLGVEGFMLKAADAAYGAGRTKDVGVWWKWKIDPYSVDAVLIYAQRGHGRRASLYTDFTFAVWNAPPGTPGRALVPFAKAYSGLTDQEMRAVDAIIRRTTVEKFGPVRSVEPTQVFELGFEGIARSGRHKSGIAVRFPRMLRWRTDKPIEEADTLATLEAMLPGAATPREDAA, from the coding sequence ATGAAGGCCTTCGCCGACCTCTACGCCGCGCTCGACGGCACCACCTCCACCAAGGCCCGGCTCGCAGCATTGGTCGACTACCTGCGCGCCGCCCCGCCGCAGGACGCGGCGTGGGCGGTGTACTTCCTGGCCGGCGGCAAGCCGCGGCAGATCGTACCGGTGTCGGTGCTGCGCGAACTCGCGCGCGAGGCCGCCCGCCTGCCCGACTGGCTGTTCGAGGAGAGCTACCAGGCCGTCGGCGACCTTGCCGAAACCATCGCCCTGCTGCTGCCCGAACCCATGGATGCCGACCACGCCGGCCTGGCCGAATGGGTCGAACAGCGCCTGCTGCCGCTGCGCGGCCTGCCGCCGGAAGACCTGATACCGCGGCTCGATGCGCTGTGGCGGCCGCTGGACGCGCAAGGCCGGCTGGTGCTGTTCAAGCTGATCACCGGCGCCTTCCGGGTCGGCGTGTCGCGCCTGCTGGTCACGCGCGCGCTGGGCGAGGTGGCGGGCATCGAGCCCAAGCGCGTGGCCGAGCGCATGGTCGGCTACACCGACCTGTCGGCGCGCCCCGATGCCGCGCGCTTCCTCGCCCTGCTGGCGCCGGAGAGCGATGACGACCGCCAGTTGCGCGCCGGCGGCCAGCCCTACCCGTTCTTCCTCGCGCATCCGCTGCAGGCGCCCGTCGAGCAGTTCGGCGACGTGCTCGGCGCGCCTGGCGGCTGGCTGGTCGAGTGGAAATGGGACGGCATCCGCGCGCAATTGGTGTGCCGCGACGGGCAGACCTGGCTGTGGTCGCGCGGCGAGGACCTGATCACCGAGCGCTTCCCGGAGATCATCGACGCCGCGGCGGCGCTGCCCGACGGCACCGTGCTCGACGGCGAGATCGTGATCTGGCAGGACGGCCGCGTGCAGCCGTTCGCGCTGCTGCAGCAGCGCATCGGCCGCAAGACGCTGGGCGCGAAGCTGCTGCGCGATGCGCCGGCGATCCTGATGGCGTACGACCTGCTCGAATGGCAGGGCGAGGACTGGCGCGCGCGGCCGCAGGCGGAACGCCGCGCGCGGCTGGAGCAGGTGGTGGCCCGCCACATCCACCCCGCGCTGGAACTGAGCCCGCTGGTCGACGCCGGCAGCTGGGAGCACTACGCGCGGCTGCGCGATGCCTCGCGCGACCTGGGCGTGGAAGGCTTCATGCTGAAGGCGGCCGATGCGGCCTATGGCGCCGGCCGCACCAAGGACGTGGGGGTCTGGTGGAAATGGAAGATCGATCCCTATTCGGTCGATGCGGTGCTGATCTACGCGCAGCGCGGGCACGGCCGCCGCGCCAGCCTCTACACCGACTTCACCTTCGCGGTGTGGAACGCGCCGCCGGGAACGCCGGGCCGCGCGCTGGTGCCGTTCGCCAAGGCCTATTCCGGGCTGACCGACCAGGAGATGCGCGCGGTCGACGCCATCATCCGCCGCACCACGGTCGAGAAATTCGGCCCCGTGCGCAGCGTCGAGCCGACGCAGGTGTTCGAACTCGGCTTCGAAGGCATTGCCCGCAGCGGCCGCCACAAGAGCGGCATCGCAGTGCGCTTCCCGCGCATGCTGCGCTGGCGCACCGACAAGCCCATCGAGGAAGCCGACACGCTGGCCACGCTGGAAGCCATGCTGCCTGGCGCTGCCACGCCGCGGGAGGATGCGGCATGA
- the pdeM gene encoding ligase-associated DNA damage response endonuclease PdeM, translating into MTPDAGTLQANGACPIQVAGETLWLLPEHAAWWPAAGMLMVADVHFGKAAAFRALGQPVPHGTTGDNLGLLTQLTRQLPIEELVFLGDFLHARAARTPAVLAALDGWRRSLPPPVRCTLVRGNHDARAGDPPASLQIRVVTEPAAAGPFALCHMPGASPLGYVLAGHLHPACRLRGAGADSLRLPCFLFGPCGAILPAFGAFTGHATVRPQPDERVYVVGGGRVWPVGRAP; encoded by the coding sequence ATGACACCGGATGCCGGCACCCTGCAGGCCAACGGCGCCTGCCCCATTCAGGTGGCGGGAGAAACGCTGTGGCTGCTGCCCGAGCACGCGGCGTGGTGGCCGGCGGCGGGCATGCTGATGGTGGCCGACGTGCACTTCGGCAAGGCCGCGGCATTCCGCGCGCTCGGACAACCCGTGCCGCACGGCACCACCGGCGACAACCTCGGCCTGCTGACGCAGCTGACGCGGCAGTTGCCCATCGAGGAGCTGGTCTTCCTCGGCGACTTCCTGCACGCCCGCGCCGCGCGCACGCCGGCGGTGCTGGCGGCGCTGGACGGCTGGCGCCGCAGCCTGCCTCCGCCGGTGCGCTGCACGCTGGTGCGAGGCAACCATGATGCGCGCGCGGGAGACCCGCCCGCTTCGCTGCAGATCCGCGTAGTGACGGAGCCGGCCGCGGCGGGCCCGTTCGCGCTGTGCCACATGCCCGGGGCATCGCCGCTGGGCTACGTGCTGGCCGGCCACCTGCACCCGGCGTGCCGGCTGCGCGGTGCCGGCGCCGACAGCCTGCGCCTGCCGTGCTTCCTGTTCGGCCCGTGCGGCGCCATCCTGCCCGCCTTCGGCGCCTTCACCGGCCACGCCACGGTGCGGCCGCAGCCGGACGAACGCGTCTACGTGGTCGGCGGCGGCCGTGTCTGGCCGGTTGGCCGCGCGCCTTAG